A part of Thermococcus sp. SY098 genomic DNA contains:
- a CDS encoding antitoxin VapB family protein codes for MGKTITISDDVYRELVRIKGKKSFSEVIRELIKKEGNLNILLIGFGTRSKEEAEKLEKELKEAQKWMQSLIQV; via the coding sequence ATGGGAAAAACAATAACAATATCAGATGATGTTTATCGGGAGCTTGTGAGGATTAAGGGGAAAAAGAGCTTCTCAGAAGTTATCAGAGAACTTATAAAGAAAGAAGGAAATCTCAACATCCTGCTAATAGGATTTGGAACAAGAAGTAAGGAAGAAGCCGAAAAGCTTGAGAAGGAATTAAAGGAGGCACAAAAATGGATGCAATCCTTGATACAAGTGTGA
- a CDS encoding FeoA family protein, with amino-acid sequence MYVHLTQMKEGEEGVVVDIHGGIGVRQKLIGMGITPGTRIRVLKSSPPGPIIIAVGSSRIAIGRGIADKIIVRRELR; translated from the coding sequence ATGTATGTGCATTTAACTCAGATGAAAGAAGGGGAAGAGGGAGTCGTTGTTGACATCCATGGGGGCATTGGGGTGAGACAGAAGTTAATCGGAATGGGAATTACTCCTGGAACCAGAATTCGTGTGCTCAAATCTTCGCCTCCCGGACCAATAATCATAGCTGTCGGTTCTTCACGAATAGCTATTGGCAGGGGAATAGCGGATAAAATAATCGTCCGGAGGGAACTTCGATGA
- a CDS encoding AIR synthase family protein — protein MLPLGKIRGEILNEAILPHLNIEDPKVVFGPREGFDAAVLEYSNENYLVIATDPVLGVPMEHFGFFTYHFAASDVAVFGAKPRWLIVDLLLSPGSTKEGLAQIMEELNEECREYGTAVIGGHTGVYTTIKETTATTTALGLVKKEDLRLPLAKPGDDIIITKGIGIEFAVGAAYFKKEDLKETLTPAEIAKLREMYKLETVVPDALAVRKFVRGMHDATEGGLTALHEIADNSNVGFRVYYDKIYIPPLVKKVLEAFDVNPLTVSSTGTLVIISPRRNSSRIIEELSKNGIKAFIIGEFTEEKDRVLVKNSEEEEFPRFESDAYAEIY, from the coding sequence ATGTTACCGCTCGGGAAAATTAGAGGCGAAATTTTAAATGAAGCCATCTTACCACACCTCAACATTGAAGATCCGAAAGTTGTTTTCGGTCCGAGAGAAGGCTTTGATGCAGCAGTTCTTGAGTATAGCAATGAAAACTATCTCGTCATAGCAACTGATCCAGTTTTAGGCGTTCCAATGGAGCATTTTGGATTCTTCACGTATCATTTCGCAGCAAGCGATGTTGCAGTTTTTGGGGCTAAGCCGAGATGGCTGATTGTTGACCTATTGTTATCTCCAGGTTCCACTAAAGAAGGGCTCGCTCAAATAATGGAGGAACTCAATGAAGAGTGCAGAGAATACGGAACAGCTGTAATCGGGGGACATACGGGAGTTTATACCACGATTAAAGAAACAACCGCCACCACAACGGCACTTGGATTGGTGAAGAAAGAAGACCTGAGACTACCGTTAGCAAAACCCGGTGATGATATAATAATAACGAAGGGCATTGGGATAGAGTTCGCCGTTGGAGCGGCTTACTTCAAGAAAGAAGATCTTAAAGAAACTTTAACCCCAGCCGAAATAGCCAAGCTCAGAGAGATGTATAAGCTTGAAACTGTTGTTCCTGATGCCCTTGCTGTGAGAAAGTTCGTGAGAGGTATGCATGATGCAACCGAAGGGGGTTTAACAGCCCTTCATGAGATTGCCGACAATTCAAATGTTGGCTTTAGAGTTTATTATGACAAAATTTACATTCCCCCTCTCGTCAAAAAAGTTCTTGAAGCTTTTGATGTGAATCCTCTAACTGTCTCATCAACTGGAACGCTGGTGATAATTTCTCCCAGGAGGAATTCCTCAAGAATAATCGAGGAGCTATCTAAGAATGGAATTAAAGCTTTCATCATTGGTGAGTTTACAGAAGAAAAAGACAGGGTTTTAGTGAAGAACAGCGAAGAGGAGGAGTTCCCAAGATTTGAAAGCGATGCCTATGCCGAGATTTACTAA
- a CDS encoding 7-cyano-7-deazaguanine synthase, protein MLAEIIKETKQFAENTGLHKKKILLMFSGGKDSSLALYIMKKADLDVSAITFFHKWSWRETLLWGMRFTEKLRVEHYLIDITEGLLKNSIGRKGPICIHCKKVMIRNAYWFAKINGFEVLAKGDNANDKIIGALLDQWKGDIRLSEIPRIGIPVFRPLIKYTAEEVEKLVKEAGIKPYRMYEYGRRRQWREGCPLQYIDKFKIIKQEYFDLAYEVNYEISKLARKYKVRMSVRVPSLELMCHGCNEKILREADEIIRRFRDVTAREN, encoded by the coding sequence ATGCTCGCAGAAATTATAAAGGAGACAAAACAGTTTGCAGAAAACACTGGGCTTCATAAAAAGAAAATACTCCTCATGTTTTCTGGAGGAAAAGACAGCAGTTTAGCCCTGTATATTATGAAAAAAGCTGATTTAGATGTTTCTGCCATAACCTTCTTCCACAAATGGAGCTGGAGGGAAACACTGCTGTGGGGAATGAGGTTCACTGAAAAACTTAGAGTCGAGCATTATCTTATTGATATAACAGAAGGACTTCTCAAGAATTCAATTGGAAGGAAGGGCCCAATATGTATCCACTGCAAAAAAGTCATGATAAGAAATGCCTATTGGTTTGCAAAAATTAACGGCTTTGAAGTTTTAGCAAAAGGTGACAATGCAAATGATAAGATAATTGGAGCCCTGCTCGATCAGTGGAAGGGGGACATAAGGTTGAGTGAGATACCAAGGATCGGGATTCCAGTATTCAGACCGCTGATTAAGTACACTGCTGAAGAAGTTGAAAAGCTTGTAAAAGAAGCGGGTATAAAACCTTACAGGATGTATGAATATGGAAGAAGAAGGCAGTGGAGAGAGGGTTGCCCTCTGCAGTATATTGACAAATTTAAAATCATTAAGCAGGAGTATTTCGATTTGGCTTATGAGGTAAACTACGAGATAAGCAAGCTTGCGAGAAAATACAAAGTCCGAATGAGCGTGAGAGTGCCGAGTTTAGAGTTAATGTGCCATGGATGTAATGAAAAAATCCTAAGAGAAGCAGATGAAATCATTAGGAGGTTTAGAGATGTTACCGCTCGGGAAAATTAG
- a CDS encoding mRNA surveillance protein pelota yields the protein MKILDQNPKEGKIKVKAETLDDLWHLYHIIEEGDVVYAKTLRKQSQRSDSLRPEKVQAIPVFLGIKAEKINFHKFANALRITGPIVYASREEVPLGKYHTIAVEENSIITIQKPKWKAHHLERLKQAVEASQRARIMIVVVDDGEADIALVREYGVDIIANIRHNLGGKRYSTNREAEEMKFFHDLAKTIAEIMEREKVDKAIVAGPGFVKENFYRFLQENYPELAKRVVIEDTSVTGRTGIYEVIRRGTVDKVYHENRVAKEIQLVEKVIEEIAKNGLVAYGIREVEEAANYGAIETLLVLDELLKGEMREKIEQLMEFVRQMRGEIVIVSSEHEGGEKLKALGGIAALLRYKIK from the coding sequence ATGAAAATACTTGACCAGAATCCCAAGGAGGGCAAAATTAAAGTTAAAGCCGAAACTCTCGATGACCTCTGGCATCTCTATCACATCATTGAGGAGGGAGATGTAGTTTATGCAAAGACCCTCAGAAAGCAGAGTCAGAGAAGTGATTCCCTTAGACCAGAAAAGGTCCAGGCTATTCCGGTGTTTTTAGGCATTAAAGCTGAAAAAATCAACTTCCACAAGTTTGCAAATGCGTTGAGGATTACTGGTCCAATAGTGTATGCCTCAAGAGAGGAAGTTCCCCTTGGTAAGTATCACACAATAGCAGTTGAAGAGAACAGCATTATTACAATTCAAAAGCCCAAATGGAAGGCTCACCACTTGGAAAGATTAAAGCAAGCTGTTGAAGCTTCTCAGAGAGCAAGAATTATGATTGTTGTTGTAGATGATGGTGAGGCCGATATTGCCCTCGTGAGAGAATACGGAGTTGATATAATTGCCAACATAAGACACAACCTTGGGGGGAAGAGATACAGCACAAATAGGGAAGCTGAGGAAATGAAGTTCTTCCACGATTTAGCAAAGACAATTGCTGAAATTATGGAGAGGGAAAAGGTGGATAAAGCTATTGTCGCCGGTCCCGGCTTTGTGAAGGAGAACTTTTACAGGTTCCTTCAGGAGAATTATCCGGAGTTAGCAAAGCGTGTTGTAATTGAGGACACAAGTGTTACAGGAAGAACAGGGATTTATGAGGTCATTAGGAGAGGAACCGTTGACAAAGTTTACCATGAAAACAGAGTCGCAAAGGAAATTCAGCTCGTGGAGAAGGTCATAGAGGAGATTGCAAAGAATGGATTGGTGGCTTACGGTATAAGAGAGGTCGAAGAAGCAGCGAATTATGGAGCAATTGAGACTCTACTCGTTTTAGATGAGCTTTTGAAGGGAGAGATGAGAGAAAAGATTGAACAGCTCATGGAGTTCGTCAGGCAGATGAGGGGAGAAATAGTAATTGTCAGCTCGGAACATGAGGGCGGTGAAAAGCTGAAAGCTTTAGGAGGAATTGCCGCACTGCTGAGGTATAAGATCAAGTGA
- a CDS encoding DUF4870 domain-containing protein yields MEEYGSGEVEKSKTSLGLEENIEAALAYVLGFLTGIIFLLLEKESDFVRFHAMQSTITFLGIFIIQRILMFIPFLGAILGMLLGLIALVLWILGIVKAYQGEYYKFPIVGDIAENQVRKMSS; encoded by the coding sequence GTGGAGGAATATGGAAGTGGAGAAGTAGAAAAAAGCAAAACGTCTTTAGGACTTGAAGAAAACATTGAAGCGGCGCTGGCTTATGTCCTTGGATTCCTGACAGGCATAATTTTCCTTCTCTTGGAGAAAGAAAGTGATTTTGTCAGATTCCATGCCATGCAGTCAACGATCACATTCTTGGGAATATTCATAATTCAGAGAATCCTCATGTTTATACCATTTTTGGGAGCAATTTTAGGCATGCTTTTGGGTTTAATTGCCCTTGTCTTGTGGATACTTGGGATAGTTAAAGCATACCAAGGGGAGTACTATAAATTCCCAATTGTGGGAGACATTGCGGAGAATCAGGTAAGAAAGATGAGCTCGTGA